From Hymenobacter sedentarius, a single genomic window includes:
- a CDS encoding amidohydrolase family protein, with amino-acid sequence MLLCFALLLLSGASHAQQLTIVHVNVVDVVSGRIQPNMTVVIAGKRIARVSPSARINPQSGKVVDATGQYLIPGLWDMHTHVYFDGTAAAGTDLILPLFVANGVTGIRDMGSELEAVLQARAGIAAHRLVGPRMVVSGPMLDGPKSPYKASIAIATPADGRKAVDQLKARGVDFIKVQSLVPREAYFAIAAEAKKAGLPLDGHVPDAVRATEAITAGQRTFEHLIGIFEASSTAEDGYVTGQEKSPGRLLATYAPAREAAVVRLLAAHPQVWQCPTLFWERGQWLVDSIAWQQDPDLSYAGRSWVNQRWPKAQTNIARTLDTEPLAVRARFVTHELDLVRKLHAAHVGFLAGTDTPAGVDLIPGASLHLELQRFVAAGFTPLEALQTATLNPARFLKRTQDFGTVQAGRLADLVLLSANPLADIANTRSIVGVLADGQYFSPTDLAQLRQRLQQVAAGK; translated from the coding sequence TTGCTTCTCTGTTTCGCCCTGCTGCTCCTTAGCGGCGCCAGCCACGCCCAACAGCTAACCATCGTGCACGTCAACGTGGTCGATGTCGTATCCGGCCGCATTCAGCCCAACATGACGGTGGTTATTGCCGGCAAGCGCATTGCCCGGGTGAGCCCGTCGGCCCGCATTAATCCGCAATCCGGCAAGGTAGTCGACGCCACCGGCCAGTACCTTATCCCCGGGCTGTGGGACATGCACACCCACGTGTATTTCGACGGCACGGCAGCCGCCGGCACCGACCTGATTCTGCCCTTGTTCGTGGCCAATGGCGTCACCGGCATTCGCGACATGGGCAGCGAGCTGGAGGCCGTGCTGCAGGCGCGGGCCGGCATTGCCGCGCACCGGCTGGTGGGCCCGCGCATGGTGGTGAGCGGCCCCATGCTCGACGGGCCCAAGTCGCCCTACAAAGCTTCCATTGCCATTGCCACGCCGGCAGACGGGCGCAAAGCCGTTGACCAGCTCAAAGCCCGGGGCGTCGACTTTATCAAGGTACAGTCGCTGGTGCCCCGCGAAGCCTACTTTGCCATCGCGGCTGAAGCCAAGAAAGCGGGCCTCCCCCTGGATGGCCACGTGCCCGACGCCGTGCGCGCCACCGAAGCCATAACGGCCGGCCAGCGCACGTTTGAGCACCTGATTGGCATTTTCGAGGCCAGCTCAACGGCCGAAGATGGCTACGTGACGGGCCAGGAAAAATCGCCCGGCCGTTTGCTGGCTACCTACGCTCCGGCCCGCGAAGCCGCGGTGGTCCGGCTGCTGGCGGCCCACCCGCAGGTGTGGCAATGCCCCACGCTGTTCTGGGAGCGCGGCCAGTGGCTGGTCGACTCCATTGCCTGGCAACAGGACCCCGACCTGAGCTACGCCGGCCGCAGCTGGGTGAACCAGCGCTGGCCCAAAGCCCAAACCAACATTGCCCGCACCCTCGACACCGAGCCGCTGGCCGTGCGCGCCCGTTTCGTCACCCACGAGCTCGACCTCGTACGCAAGCTGCACGCGGCGCACGTTGGCTTCCTGGCCGGCACCGATACGCCGGCCGGCGTCGACCTGATTCCCGGGGCCAGCCTGCACCTGGAGCTGCAGCGCTTCGTGGCAGCCGGCTTTACGCCCCTGGAAGCCCTGCAAACGGCCACCCTCAACCCGGCGCGGTTCCTCAAGCGGACGCAGGATTTCGGCACCGTGCAGGCTGGCCGCCTCGCCGACCTGGTGCTGCTCAGCGCCAACCCGCTGGCGGATATCGCCAACACCCGCAGCATCGTAGGCGTGCTGGCCGATGGGCAGTACTTCTCGCCCACCGATTTAGCGCAGCTGCGGCAGCGGCTACAGCAGGTGGCGGCTGGCAAATAG
- a CDS encoding alpha/beta hydrolase family protein, translating into MPALAQQAPKKPLDHSVYDKWESVVNPKISNNGKYVLYQVKPQQGDGTLYLKTADNRPLAQISRGDSAAFSADSRFAVFPIKPPYALVRQAKIKKKKADDMPKDSLGVYALETGKLTKYPNVKSWQLAEKASVLAFLGNKPVVKDTKPKAPADTLKKLTDGLLDANKAGAPLTLVNLLTGTTREFASVTDYQLSKPGNRVAFAVLAPKGSKDVKSGLFAFDVAAGKLKKLSTGKGTYKNLAFDDAGKQLAFAAEKHPEKALVKPFSLYYSNFAADSAAIILRPGDKALKRGWSPSGFGKILFSDNGEKLFFGTAPDPLPQDTTLVDFEHAKLDIWNYKDDYLQPMQLKTLKKDLQRNYLAVIYPKQANKMVQLEDEYLRDSYLADNTNAEYVLATTDTAKRVSMQWEGNTRKQAYLVSTRTGQRIAINPKASKSRFQISPHGDYALWYDDAAKAWFAYSVATRNTVNLTQKTGVSFADEENDSPTDPEPYGLAAWTKNDEAVLLYDRYDIWKINPKTGLATNFTNGLGRQQKLRFRYRIPVDKQKFIEPKDELLLLTQNDVDKTWGYYRKPLGSTKAPERLAMAPMTFSNVEQAKNARRYVYTKSSVSQPADVYVSADLKKETKLSAINAQQKDYNWMTAELVHWTTPQGHAATGVLYKPENFDPTKKYPMISYFYEKVSDGIYRYQGPAPTPSRLDIAMFASNGYLVFTPDISYTVGEPGPSAVEYVNSGVEALKKNPWVDAAHLGIQGQSWGGYQVAYLITQTNMYAAAWAGAPVVNMTSAYGGIRWESGMSRQFQYERTQSRIGATLWEKPEAYIRNSPLFQLPKVQTPVVIMSNDADGAVPWYQGIEMFTDLRRLGKPVWLLQYNGEAHNLIKRENRKDISIRELQFFDHYLKGAPAPVWLDKGVPAVEKGRNWGLETSKGTGM; encoded by the coding sequence TTGCCCGCGCTGGCTCAGCAAGCCCCCAAAAAACCGCTCGACCACTCCGTTTATGACAAATGGGAAAGCGTCGTCAACCCCAAAATCAGCAACAACGGCAAGTACGTGCTGTACCAGGTGAAGCCCCAGCAGGGCGACGGCACGCTCTACCTGAAAACGGCCGACAACCGCCCGCTGGCCCAAATTAGCCGCGGCGACTCCGCAGCCTTCTCGGCCGATTCGCGGTTTGCGGTGTTTCCCATCAAGCCGCCGTACGCGCTGGTGCGGCAGGCCAAAATCAAGAAGAAAAAGGCCGACGACATGCCCAAGGATTCGCTGGGCGTGTACGCCCTCGAAACCGGCAAGCTCACCAAATACCCCAACGTGAAGTCGTGGCAGCTGGCCGAGAAAGCCTCCGTGCTGGCCTTCCTGGGCAACAAACCGGTGGTGAAAGACACCAAGCCCAAAGCCCCGGCCGATACGCTCAAGAAGCTCACCGACGGCCTGCTCGACGCCAACAAAGCCGGCGCGCCCCTCACCTTGGTAAATCTGCTGACCGGCACCACCCGCGAGTTTGCGTCGGTTACCGATTACCAGCTCAGCAAGCCGGGCAACCGCGTGGCCTTCGCCGTGCTGGCCCCCAAAGGCAGCAAGGACGTGAAGTCGGGTCTGTTTGCGTTCGATGTAGCGGCCGGGAAGCTCAAGAAGCTGAGCACCGGCAAGGGCACTTATAAGAATCTGGCCTTCGACGACGCGGGCAAGCAGCTGGCCTTCGCGGCCGAGAAGCACCCGGAGAAGGCCCTGGTGAAGCCGTTCAGCCTGTACTACTCCAACTTCGCCGCTGATTCGGCCGCCATTATCCTGCGGCCCGGCGACAAGGCGCTGAAAAGAGGTTGGTCGCCGAGTGGCTTCGGCAAAATCCTGTTCAGCGACAACGGCGAGAAGCTGTTTTTCGGCACCGCGCCCGACCCCCTGCCGCAGGATACCACGCTGGTGGACTTTGAGCACGCCAAGCTCGACATCTGGAACTACAAGGACGACTACCTGCAACCCATGCAGCTGAAGACGCTGAAGAAGGATTTGCAGCGCAACTACCTGGCCGTCATCTACCCCAAGCAGGCCAACAAGATGGTGCAGCTCGAAGACGAGTACCTGCGCGACTCCTACCTGGCCGACAATACCAATGCCGAGTACGTGCTGGCCACCACCGACACCGCCAAGCGAGTATCGATGCAGTGGGAAGGCAACACCCGCAAGCAGGCCTACCTCGTCTCGACGCGCACCGGCCAGCGCATTGCCATCAACCCGAAAGCTTCCAAAAGCCGGTTCCAGATTTCACCCCACGGCGACTACGCCCTGTGGTACGACGACGCGGCCAAGGCCTGGTTTGCCTACTCGGTAGCCACCCGCAACACTGTGAACCTGACCCAGAAAACCGGCGTGAGCTTCGCCGACGAGGAAAACGACTCGCCGACCGACCCCGAGCCCTACGGCCTGGCCGCCTGGACCAAGAACGACGAAGCCGTGCTGCTCTACGACCGGTACGACATCTGGAAAATCAACCCCAAAACCGGCCTTGCCACCAACTTCACCAATGGCCTGGGCCGCCAGCAGAAGCTGCGTTTCCGCTACCGCATCCCAGTGGACAAGCAGAAATTCATCGAGCCAAAAGACGAACTGCTGCTCCTGACGCAGAACGACGTGGACAAGACCTGGGGCTACTACCGCAAGCCCCTCGGCAGCACCAAAGCCCCCGAGCGCCTGGCCATGGCCCCGATGACTTTCTCCAATGTGGAGCAGGCCAAGAACGCCCGCCGCTACGTCTACACCAAATCGAGCGTGAGCCAGCCGGCCGACGTGTACGTGAGCGCCGACCTGAAAAAAGAAACCAAGCTCAGCGCCATCAACGCCCAGCAGAAGGACTACAACTGGATGACAGCCGAGCTCGTGCACTGGACCACTCCGCAGGGCCACGCCGCCACCGGCGTACTCTACAAGCCCGAAAACTTCGACCCCACGAAGAAATACCCGATGATTTCGTATTTCTACGAGAAGGTGTCGGACGGAATCTACCGCTACCAGGGCCCCGCGCCCACGCCCTCGCGGCTCGACATTGCCATGTTTGCAAGCAACGGCTACCTCGTGTTCACGCCCGACATCAGCTACACCGTGGGCGAGCCCGGCCCCTCGGCCGTGGAGTACGTGAACTCGGGCGTGGAGGCGCTGAAGAAAAACCCCTGGGTTGATGCCGCCCACCTGGGCATCCAGGGCCAGAGCTGGGGCGGCTACCAGGTGGCCTACCTCATCACCCAAACCAACATGTACGCCGCCGCCTGGGCCGGCGCGCCCGTTGTGAACATGACCTCGGCCTACGGCGGCATCCGCTGGGAATCGGGCATGAGCCGGCAGTTCCAGTACGAGCGCACCCAGAGCCGCATCGGCGCCACGCTGTGGGAAAAGCCGGAGGCCTACATCCGCAACTCGCCGCTATTCCAACTGCCCAAGGTGCAGACGCCGGTGGTCATCATGTCGAACGATGCCGACGGGGCCGTGCCGTGGTACCAGGGCATCGAGATGTTCACCGACCTGCGCCGCCTGGGCAAGCCCGTGTGGCTGCTGCAATACAACGGCGAGGCCCACAACCTCATCAAGCGCGAAAACCGCAAAGACATTTCCATCCGCGAGCTCCAGTTTTTCGACCACTACCTGAAAGGCGCTCCGGCTCCGGTGTGGCTCGACAAGGGCGTGCCCGCTGTTGAGAAAGGCCGGAATTGGGGTTTGGAAACCTCGAAGGGGACCGGAATGTAG
- a CDS encoding ABC-F family ATP-binding cassette domain-containing protein translates to MNLLSAENISKNYADRWLFKDLNFGLQQGQRVAFVGINGTGKTTLMRVLAGLEIPDTGLVSVRKGIRVTYLGQQPVFDESLSVEETIFASQNDTLKAIQEYEHVINDPNHKSDDLQRVLERMDALNAWDYEAQVQQILGRLGILGELLTRNVAQLSGGQRKRVALARVLIEEPDVLLLDEPTNHLDLATIEWLENRLSSPTLTLLMVTHDRYFLDKVANEIVELDKGNMYRYQGNYAYFVEKKADREMRETVEVEKARQLFKKELDWMRRMPQARGTKQKARIDAFYVTKEKASTNLNKQQVELSVKTTRQGGKIIEADSLNKKFGDNVVLNDFSYVFKKKDRIGLVGPNGAGKSTLLNMLTGKLQPDSGTIDVGTNTVFGYYTQTELEFDPSQRVIDIVKEVAEVVELANGDVLTASQFLNLFLFPPAQQYTLVSKLSGGEKRRLQLLRVLIKNPNFLILDEPTNDLDLATLNILEDFLLHFTGCLLIVSHDRYFLDHLAEHLFVLEPGGAVLNFPGNYTDYREYLEERETEAALEAEEKAAKAARAAAKAAITPAAVSTAVAPSPAKRRATFAEKKEYEQLEKAMAGLETEKEQLTANLNGGSGSPQDFAAWGARLQALEKELSQKEERWLELADYM, encoded by the coding sequence ATGAATCTGTTATCCGCCGAGAACATCTCGAAGAATTACGCCGACCGCTGGTTATTTAAAGACCTCAACTTCGGCTTGCAACAAGGGCAGCGCGTGGCCTTTGTGGGCATCAACGGCACGGGCAAGACCACGCTCATGCGCGTGCTGGCCGGCCTCGAAATCCCCGATACCGGCCTGGTGAGCGTGCGCAAGGGCATCCGCGTGACCTACCTGGGCCAGCAGCCCGTGTTCGACGAAAGCCTGAGCGTGGAAGAAACCATCTTCGCCAGCCAGAACGACACGCTTAAAGCCATCCAGGAATACGAGCACGTCATCAACGACCCTAATCACAAGTCCGACGACCTCCAGCGCGTGCTCGAGCGCATGGACGCCCTCAACGCCTGGGACTACGAAGCCCAGGTACAGCAAATTCTCGGCCGCCTCGGCATCCTAGGCGAGCTGCTGACGCGCAACGTGGCCCAGCTCTCGGGCGGGCAGCGCAAGCGCGTGGCCCTGGCCCGCGTTCTCATCGAAGAGCCCGACGTGCTGCTGCTTGACGAGCCCACCAACCACCTGGACCTGGCCACCATCGAGTGGCTCGAAAACCGGCTGTCGTCCCCCACCCTCACGCTGCTGATGGTGACCCACGACCGGTACTTTCTGGACAAGGTGGCCAATGAAATCGTGGAGCTTGACAAGGGCAACATGTACCGCTACCAGGGCAACTACGCCTACTTCGTGGAGAAAAAGGCCGACCGCGAAATGCGCGAAACCGTGGAAGTAGAAAAGGCCCGCCAGCTCTTCAAAAAGGAGCTCGACTGGATGCGCCGCATGCCCCAGGCCCGCGGCACCAAGCAGAAAGCCCGCATCGACGCCTTCTACGTGACCAAGGAAAAGGCCAGCACCAACCTCAACAAGCAGCAGGTGGAGCTGAGCGTGAAAACCACCCGCCAGGGCGGCAAAATCATCGAAGCCGACAGCCTGAACAAGAAATTCGGCGACAACGTGGTGCTGAATGATTTCAGCTACGTCTTCAAGAAGAAGGACCGGATTGGCCTCGTGGGCCCCAACGGCGCGGGCAAGTCCACGCTGCTCAACATGCTCACGGGCAAGCTGCAGCCCGATTCCGGCACCATCGACGTGGGCACCAACACCGTGTTTGGCTACTACACCCAGACCGAGCTGGAATTCGACCCTTCGCAGCGCGTCATCGACATCGTGAAGGAAGTGGCCGAAGTAGTGGAGCTGGCCAACGGCGACGTGCTCACGGCCAGCCAGTTCCTGAACCTGTTCCTGTTTCCACCGGCCCAGCAGTACACGCTGGTAAGCAAGCTGAGCGGCGGCGAAAAGCGCCGCCTGCAGCTGCTGCGCGTGCTCATCAAAAACCCCAACTTCCTGATTCTTGACGAGCCGACCAACGACCTGGACCTGGCCACGCTCAACATCCTGGAAGATTTTCTGCTGCACTTCACCGGCTGCCTGCTCATTGTGAGTCACGACCGGTACTTCCTCGACCACCTCGCCGAGCACCTCTTCGTGCTCGAGCCCGGCGGGGCCGTGCTCAACTTCCCCGGCAACTACACCGACTACCGCGAATACCTCGAAGAGCGCGAAACCGAAGCCGCCCTGGAAGCCGAAGAGAAGGCCGCCAAAGCCGCTCGGGCCGCGGCCAAGGCGGCCATCACGCCCGCTGCGGTGAGCACGGCGGTGGCCCCTTCGCCGGCCAAGCGCCGCGCCACCTTCGCCGAGAAGAAGGAATACGAGCAGCTTGAAAAAGCCATGGCCGGCCTGGAAACCGAAAAGGAGCAGCTCACCGCCAACCTGAACGGCGGCAGCGGCAGCCCACAGGACTTTGCCGCCTGGGGCGCCCGCCTGCAAGCCCTGGAAAAGGAATTGAGCCAAAAAGAAGAACGCTGGCTGGAGCTGGCCGACTACATGTAA